A genome region from Naumovozyma castellii chromosome 5, complete genome includes the following:
- the BRF1 gene encoding transcription factor TFIIIB subunit BRF1 (ancestral locus Anc_5.80) produces MFMLQPILYISFHCPSFKYDELFSRRLPSGMFFKEISISISNVNSKISTTENHRLNFKNHIKPNRSIMPICKNCKGTDFTRDLSNANNDLVCLSCGVVSEDNPIVSEVTFGETSAGAAMVQGSFIGAGQSHAGFMSHGGSSALESRENTLNNARRKLRAVSHALNIPEYITDAAFQWYKLALANNFVQGRRSQNVIASCLYVACRKEKTHHMLIDFSSRLQVSVYSIGATFLKMVKRLHITELPLADPSIFIQHFAEKLELGDKKIKVVKDAVKLAQRMSHDWMFEGRRPAGIAGACILLACRMNNLRRTHSEIVAVSHVAEDTLQQRLNEFKNTKAGKLSIHEFRNTETDTNDMDAVPPSFKNNRLQEKKIKSALEKDELLETSEDAINKNPILSQVLGEQTLSSKEVLFYLKEFSKRRERVVQRIKSTHGIDNIDVLGATSKSSVSSDKEEASTVNDNNSEGSDHDSNSNSDSESADTLRGKHFQDAIDGYSLEKDPYRPRNLHLLPTTESLLSKVIDDPENLEDVDDEELEAQLLDEEASKLKERIWLGINGEYLLEQESKRLKEEADMVTGNTANKKRRGGGGGRRKKPKTEITTSNATGVLAQLTDRTGLQAALKAAEENGDFTTADSVKNMLQKATFSKKINYDAIDGLFS; encoded by the coding sequence ATGTTCATGTTACAACcaatattatatatttcatttcattGTCCCTCTTTTAAATATGACGAATTATTTTCCCGTCGGCTTCCGTCGGGTatgtttttcaaagaaatttcaatttcaatttcaaatgttaattcaaaaatatcaacaaCGGAAAACCATCGACTTAACTTCAAGAACCACATCAAGCCAAACAGAAGTATAATGCCTATCTGTAAGAACTGTAAGGGTACGGACTTTACAAGAGATCTCAGCAACGCAAACAACGATCTAGTGTGTCTGTCATGTGGTGTGGTCTCCGAGGACAACCCCATAGTCTCCGAAGTCACCTTTGGTGAAACCAGTGCTGGTGCAGCAATGGTCCAGGGGTCCTTCATCGGTGCAGGACAATCGCACGCGGGATTCATGTCTCACGGTGGGTCTTCAGCGTTAGAATCGCGTGAAAATACTCTGAATAACGCTAGAAGAAAGTTAAGAGCCGTGTCTCATGCATTGAATATACCTGAATATATTACAGATGCCGCCTTCCAATGGTATAAGTTGGCTCTGgctaataattttgttcaAGGGAGAAGATCACAGAATGTTATTGCGTCATGTCTTTATGTCGCGTGTAGGAAGGAAAAGACTCATCATATGTTGATTGATTTCTCCTCGAGATTACAAGTTAGTGTGTATTCCATTGGAGCtacttttttgaaaatggtgaAAAGGTTACATATTACTGAATTGCCATTGGCAGATCCATCCATCTTTATTCAACATTTTGCTGAAAAGTTAGAATTAGGTGACAAGAAGATTAAGGTGGTCAAAGATGCTGTAAAATTAGCTCAAAGAATGTCTCATGATTGGATGTTTGAAGGGAGAAGACCCGCGGGGATTGCCGGTGCATGTATTTTGTTAGCATGTAGGATGAATAACTTAAGAAGAACTCATTCTGAAATTGTTGCCGTATCTCATGTAGCAGAGGATACTTTACAACAAAGATTAAACGAATTCAAGAATACCAAAGCTGGGAAGTTATCCATTCATGAGTTTAGGAATACTGAAACAGATACCAATGATATGGACGCTGTTCCTCCGTCATTCAAGAACAATAGATtgcaagagaagaagattaaaTCAGCTTTAGAAAAGGATGAGTTACTGGAAACAAGCGAAGATGCCATTAACAAGAATCCAATCTTGTCTCAGGTCTTGGGGGAGCAAACTTTATCATCCAAGGAAGtgttattttatttaaaagaattttccaagaGAAGAGAACGTGTTgttcaaagaattaaatcCACTCATGGTATTGATAACATTGATGTTCTTGGAGCTACATCTAAATCATCAGTGTCATCTGATAAAGAGGAGGCATCTACTGTTAACGATAACAATAGTGAAGGTTCGGATCATGACTCCAATTCCAACTCTGATTCTGAATCGGCTGATACTCTAAGAGGGAAACATTTTCAAGATGCCATCGATGGATATTCATTGGAGAAGGATCCTTATAGACCAAGAAATTTACATTTGTTGCCAACGACagaatcattattatcgAAAGTAATTGATGATCCTGAAAATTTAGAAGACgtagatgatgaagaattagaagCTCAATTATTAGACGAAGAGGCttcaaaattaaaggaaaGAATATGGTTAGGTATAAATGGAGAGTACTTATTGGAACAAGAAAGTAAGagattgaaagaagaagcagaTATGGTCACAGGTAATACAGCCAATAAGAAGAGACGCGGTGGAGGTGGAGGAAGACGTAAGAAACCCAAGACTGAGATCACTACTTCCAATGCTACCGGTGTACTGGCTCAATTGACAGACAGAACTGGTTTGCAAGCTGCATTGAAGGCTgctgaagaaaatggtgaTTTTACGACTGCTGATAGTGTTAAGAACATGTTACAAAAAGcaacattttccaaaaaaatcaattatGATGCTATCGATGGTTTATTTAGTTGA
- the CPD1 gene encoding 2',3'-cyclic-nucleotide 3'-phosphodiesterase (ancestral locus Anc_5.79), with product MSVALWFCPAPGTPAYETLTLLIQSLQTLFPDSPVFEPHVTVVTNLSAPNTDEVNKILMSCVAAMNSIKSSLIDDGTPLITFQKCSIGRTFFKKIILECQLNSYLISIAQIMREMFVESDQDDSIRREKASNWVRDEFKPHVSLLYSEISRISPAFSKTIEQRIEDTLDVRMTLVDGSLNPKWEFDRIPANISWGIPGVFKVVRCEGPIEEWEVLGATTI from the coding sequence atgtCAGTGGCATTATGGTTTTGTCCGGCACCCGGGACCCCAGCATACGAAACACTCACCTTGTTGATCCAATCACTCCAGACACTGTTCCCTGATTCACCTGTATTTGAACCACATGTTACTGTAGTGACTAATTTGAGTGCACCCAATACAGATGAGGTTAATAAGATATTGATGTCGTGTGTGGCAGCCATGAATTCCATTAAGAGTTCGCTAATTGATGATGGGACACCCCTGATTACTTTTCAGAAGTGTTCCATTGGACGCACattcttcaagaagattatATTAGAATGTCAATTAAATAGTTATTTGATAAGTATTGCACAAATAATGAGAGAAATGTTTGTGGAATCGGATCAAGATGATTCCATAAGAAGAGAAAAGGCATCGAATTGGGTTCGCGATGAATTCAAGCCTCATGTCTCATTACTATATTCTGAGATATCACGTATAAGCCCGGCGTTCAGTAAGACTATAGAGCAAAGGATAGAGGACACACTGGATGTAAGGATGACTTTAGTGGATGGTTCATTAAATCCTAAATGGGAATTTGATAGAATTCCAGCTAATATTTCATGGGGAATACCGGGTGTTTTCAAAGTTGTTCGTTGTGAGGGGCCTATTGAAGAATGGGAAGTGTTAGGAGCTACTACTATTTAA